Part of the Pseudodesulfovibrio mercurii genome is shown below.
CGTCGGCCGCTGCCTGGAGCACGCCCATGCCCGAACCGCCCGCCGCCGTGAAGACCACGTCCGCGCCCCGGTCGAACTGGGAGCGGGCCAGCTCGCCCGCCTTGATAGGATCGCCCCAGGCCGCCGGGGTGGTCCCGGTCATGTTCTCGAAGACCACGATGTCCTTGTTCACGTACCGCGCGCCCTCCTTGTAGCCCAGGGCGAACTTGCGTATCAGCGGCACGTCCATGCCGCCCACGAACCCGACCTTGCCGGTCTCGGACTTCATGGCCGCGATCATGCCCACCAGGAACGAGCCCTCATGCTCCTTGAAGACCACGGACTCCACGTTGGGCTGGTCCACGACCATGTCGATGATCACGAACCGGGTGTCCGGGAACTCCGGCGCGATCTTCTCCAGGGCCGAGGCGTAGGAGAAGCCCACCACCACGATCAGGTCGCTGCCCCTGGACGCGAACCGGCGCAACGCCTGCTCGTACTGGGACTCGTTGGTCGGCTCGAAGTCCCGGTACTTGATGCCCGAGACCTCGGAAAAATGTTCGGCCCCCATGTGCGCGGCCTGGTTGAACGACTTGTCGAACTTGCCGCCCAGATCGTAGATCACGGCGGGATTCAGGGCCAACGCGCTGCCGGCGGAAAACGCCAGAACCAAGGCAGCCACGGCCGCCATCAACAATTTGCGGAACATGCATCCCTCCAAAACGGTTTCGCGGGATTCCCCTCTCCCGCAACAATGACCACAACCGGGCCGGTTCGCGCCCGCACCGCCCGCGCCCACACGCGCACGGCGGCACCGTAAGTCATACGCTATCCCCGGCCGGACGCCAACCCGAAGATGCCGCCCCATGGTCGGGACTTGGGTAGAGGGGAAATGCCCTCGCCGGGCGGGCGCCTCCGGCGGGCAGGGCGCCGCCCTATCGCTGCTGTCGACGGCTCTAAGACCGAGCAAGCTCGGCCTAAGACCCGACGCGCCCCCGCTCAAGGCCGAGGGCCTTGAGAATCCCGTCGCCTCGCCGCGCTCGGGGTTGAGCGCGGGGAGGCGGCGTGTCGGGACGGTGGAAAGAGAAGGGAAGCTATCGCGTTACCCCATCCGCGCAGCGGCACAAAAAAGTTTAGGAAGGAAAAGGGGATGGGGGTCCGGGTGAAGGGGAGAGGGACAACCCTTTTCACCAATCCGCAGGACAGCAGATTTGGACCGCGCCCGCTTCGGGCGCGACCCCGAAGGGGCGCAGGCCACGGACGGCCTGCGTCAAAGGGTTTCCCTCTCCCCTTCCCCCGGCCGCCGGAGGCGTCCGCCCGGGGCGGGTTAGTTGAAGAGGTCGCTGATGGCGTCGCGGATGCTGCCCTTGATTTCGTCCTTGGTGGCTTCCTTGGCGTCGGTGCCGATTTCCTTGGCGTCGTCGCCCAGGCCCATGTCATTGCTCTGGTTCTGGGAGGGCTGCTGCACCTGGACCTGCTGGGCGTTGGACGGGAGCTTGTAGTAGCTGGAGGCGAGGCTCTTCACGGCCAGCTTGGTCAGGCGCATCTCGTCGCCGTAGCGCAGGATGCCGCCGTAGCCCATCTTCCTGGCCTCATCCAGGGAGTCCTGGAAGGACTGGCCCATGGACTGGGTCAGGGCGTCGGCCATGGCCATCCAGGCGTCGGTGATCTTCTTGATGTTGGCGTGGGTGGACAGGACCATCTGGTCGCGGCGCACGACCTTGCCGTCCTCGAGGACCACGGCGTTGTAGATGGTGCCCTTGTAGCCGGCCACGGTTTCGGTCTTGCCGGTCTTTTCGTAGCGCACCTCGTAGTCCGGCTCGGACCCGCCGCCGAACATGGAGGTCATGCCGGACGCCATGCCCTTGGACATGGCGCTGAGGTCGTAGACCTGGCACTGGCCGGAGTCGCAGTTCACGGAATAAACCTTGCCGCCCGAGAGCAGGGTGTAGGCCGTGGGCGAGGTGTCCATGCGGACGTGTTCGGCGTCGCGGGTGCACAACGTGACCATGGTCCCGTCGGTGTACTTGTAGGTGGCGATGATGTCGGACGCGGCCTGGGCGGCCATGGGCATGGCCAGGACAAGACAGAGTAGAAGAATGATCCTGCGCATTGAGTCAGCTCCTCACGGTTCTCCCCGTGGTTGTTCACGTTCCCGCCCGGCACGATGCCGTTTTCGAGAAAACCTTAATCATAAATAAAGAATTGTTTCAATCCATGAATATGTATCTATCCTCCGGCCTGGGAGAAATAGAAATTGACCCCGTCCTTGAACCCGCCCTCGAAGCCGCCGAGGTCGATCTTGGGTTCCTTGAGCTTGTCGTACCAGCCCTTGCCGGTCTTGGCCGCGTTCACGGCCCCGGCCCCGGCGCCGGTGTAGGTGGTCTCGATCTGGGATGAGCCGACGGCCCCCTTGAACTGGAAGTCGCCCACCTTGACCGAGGCCGAGAAGTTGTCGGCCAGTCCCAGGGCGAACTTTTTGGCTTCGGTCATGATCTGCTTGTAGTCGTCGAGGACCAGGGAGAAGGCGGACACGGACCAGATGGACGAGGAGATGCCCACCAGGCCGCCGGTGACGTAGTCCAGCCCCTGCTTCCACAGGTCGCTGAAGACCCGTTCGACCATGCCGCCGCGCTCGCCGGTGTCGAGAACCGCGATGGTCCGGTAGGTGTCCGGGTCCACTTCGAGCCAGGCCCAGCGCGGGCGGCCGTCGAGGATGGCGGGCTGGTCCGGGAAGAGGACCGTGGCCCGGCTCTGGTTCAGGAGGCGGAAGACGCGGTCCGGGACCGCCTTTTTCAGGTCTTCGGCCATGGCGGCGCGGGCGTCGGCGGTCAGCCACAGAAAGCGGGTGTCCGCCGGGTAGCGCGGGAGCAGCTGGTAGAAGCCCACGCCGTCCGGACCCAGAACCTTGGCCTCGAGCTGGGAGGCGAACAGGCCGGACAGGATGTTGAAGGCGCGCACGGCCTCCGGGTTCGTGCCGGGCGCGGGCTGGACCTGGTTGGCGGCCTGGCGCAGGTCCAGGGCGGTGCGCACGGGCTGGTCCGGTCCGGTGCGGGACACGGTGGCGATGAGGCAGCGCGGGGTCGTGGTCCGGCCCACGGTGAGCTTGAGGGTCCCGGCCAGGGAGCGTTCGTATTCGGACTGGGCGCAGACGAAGCGGTACAGCCGGTTGCGGGCGTACCACCTGAGGGCGGACAGGTTGTCCGGGGCGTCCTCCAGCTTGTGCACGGCCCGCATGGTCTTGTCGAGCTTGCGGACCGCGTCCATGTCCATGTCGGGCAGGTTCAGGCCCAGGCAGTGGTAGCGGTCGGTCAGGGATTCGTTTTCATCCACCGGGAGTTCCAGGACCAGCTGGCGCTGGTTCAGGGTGATGGACAGCCGCTCGGCCACGATCACGTAGTCGCCGGTGTCCACGGCGTCCGCGCCGATGACCCGGCCGTCGTTGCCGTCGAAGATCGCCTTGATGACCGGGCCGTTGCCGTACCCGGCCAGGGTGAAGCCGAGGTCCACGGCCCCGCGCGACAGGGCGGGCAGGGACGGGGAGGCCGTGAGCAGGTGGAGCTCCACGGGGGCGCCCGCGTCCGACTCGCCGGACAGGGCGTCGGACAGCTCGCGCCCGGCCCGGGCCTGGCCGGTCTGGACCGGCCGGGCCAGCACGCTGACCGTGACGGACGCGGTCATGGGCTCGGCGGACGGGTCGTCGTCGGCCACCTTGCGGATCAGGCCGGGCAGCTTGGCCTCGGTCTCCAGGAACGGGGCCACCAGGACGTGTTTGTTGCCGTCCGCGTCGCGGTATTCCAGGGCGGGCACGGCGTAGGCGTCGGTACGTTCCAGCCCGGCCAGCCTGGCCAGGGCCTGCCGACCCCGGTCGGTCAGCTCCAGGGAGAGCCGCCTGGTCTTGACGCCCTGCCGGGCCAGGACCAGCTCGGCCATGCGCGCGAAGTCGGCCGGGCCGCCCCAGTTCTGGACCAGGACCGCCTGGGGCGCGAACAGGTGGCGCCATTCGCCCAGGTCGGCGGGCAGGCAGCGCACGGTCTTGAGCCGCGCCTTGAGCGCCTTGAGGGTCTTGATGTCCGCGAACTCGGCCTGGGCCGGGTCGGTGATCTCGGGCACGGCCACGGCCCGGACCGGGGGAGCGTCGCCGTCCAGGTCCGTGGCCTTGGGCCGGTACGCGCCGGGCTTCTCGAAACGGCGCGCGGCCCGCTGCCGGGCCAACTCGGCCACGGCCTCCTCGAAGGCGACCATGGACCCCTCGCCGTAGGGCTGTTCGGCACCCTGGCGGCGGACCAGGAGGCGTCCCTCGGGGTAGGGCTCGTCGCCCACGGGCTGTTTCAGGTCCGGGAACAGGGGCGAGGTCAGGTCCCAGGCCGCCGGGTCGGGCTCGGAGGGCGGCAGGCTGAACAGGATCAGGCCGCGCAGGCTGCCGCCGTCCGGGACGATGGTCTCGTCGGTCACGCCGAAGACCAGGTCCGCCGTGTCCAGGGCCGGGGGCATGGTGCCCACCGGGATGAGCGCGTTGTCCGCGGCGAATCCGGCCAGCCCCTTGCTCTTGGTCCAGTCCAGGGGCGGGGGCTCGAAGCCCGGTCCGGGCGTGAAGTTCCTGTTTCTGAGGATGAACGCGTCCACCAGCTGGGTGGCCTTGCCGTCCTTTTGGTCGAACAGGGTCAGGTCGGCCACGTACAGGTTCTCGCGGTCGGGCAGGGGGGCTAAGCCGTTGACCACCAGGGCCACGCCGTCGCCCTTGAGGGCGTCGTCCGGCGCGGTCCGGGGGACGGCCTTGGCCGCGCGCTCGTCCAGGGGCACGACCACGCCGCCGCCCTTGACGTCCACCACCAGCTCGCCCTTGCCCGCCTCCCCGGCCACGTCGCCCGGCACGCGGAAGACGAGGCGGACGCGGTTGTTCGAGCCCGGCGAGAGCAGGGTCGGGGCGTAGAAGCCCATGGGCAGCAGGGCCGTGGCCTCGTGCAGGCGCACGTTCAGCGCGCCCTCGGCGGTGTTCAGGCGCAGGGAGAAGCGCTCGGCTGGGTTGACGTCGAGCA
Proteins encoded:
- a CDS encoding BMP family lipoprotein, whose amino-acid sequence is MFRKLLMAAVAALVLAFSAGSALALNPAVIYDLGGKFDKSFNQAAHMGAEHFSEVSGIKYRDFEPTNESQYEQALRRFASRGSDLIVVVGFSYASALEKIAPEFPDTRFVIIDMVVDQPNVESVVFKEHEGSFLVGMIAAMKSETGKVGFVGGMDVPLIRKFALGYKEGARYVNKDIVVFENMTGTTPAAWGDPIKAGELARSQFDRGADVVFTAAGGSGMGVLQAAADARKFSIGVDSNQNYIHPGSVLTSMVKRVDLAVFEAMRDAEQGTWKPGVKVLGLAEGGVDYALDKYNESLITPAMRTRVDQAKADIISGKIKVTNYFDIMDK